A single region of the Mycobacterium lentiflavum genome encodes:
- a CDS encoding LysR family transcriptional regulator — protein MELRHLEYFLAVADNRSFTEAAKKLHVVQSGVSATIKALERELGAELFVRGSAGVELTPAGEELRPRARETLDAARAAKDAVNATRGSIRGTVTVGILTSISVIDMPAVLAELHTRHPGVTVHLRAASAGSAGLARQLRDGDLDVAFLVFTGPPPADLTARLVAAVPLLLVVPADHPLAQRDSVALAELEGMSFVDSPPGYGTRTVIDNAFTAAGVERTVAVEVADLGTAATYIRNGLGIGFLSWTILDEIDDFGLATLRVSDYDLEWRLFVTTSAARSTSAATRAVLALIEEVASR, from the coding sequence ATGGAGCTGCGTCATCTGGAGTATTTCCTCGCCGTCGCGGACAACCGGAGCTTCACCGAGGCCGCGAAAAAGTTGCACGTCGTCCAATCGGGTGTGTCCGCGACGATCAAGGCCCTGGAACGAGAACTCGGCGCAGAGCTATTCGTCCGGGGTTCGGCGGGCGTCGAGCTGACTCCAGCGGGCGAGGAGCTACGACCCCGCGCCCGCGAAACCCTGGATGCCGCCCGCGCGGCCAAGGATGCCGTCAACGCCACCCGCGGCTCGATCCGCGGCACCGTCACGGTGGGGATTCTGACGTCGATCAGCGTGATCGACATGCCCGCGGTGCTGGCCGAACTGCACACCCGGCATCCGGGAGTTACGGTGCACTTGCGTGCCGCGAGCGCCGGATCGGCCGGCCTCGCCCGCCAGCTCCGCGACGGCGATCTCGACGTCGCCTTTCTGGTCTTCACCGGGCCACCGCCGGCCGACCTAACCGCCCGGCTCGTCGCGGCCGTCCCGCTGCTTCTGGTCGTACCCGCCGATCATCCACTGGCCCAACGGGATTCGGTGGCGTTGGCTGAGCTGGAAGGAATGTCGTTCGTCGACAGCCCACCGGGATACGGCACCAGGACCGTGATCGACAACGCGTTCACCGCCGCGGGCGTGGAACGGACCGTCGCGGTGGAGGTCGCCGACCTCGGTACGGCCGCGACCTACATCCGCAACGGCCTGGGAATCGGCTTTCTCAGTTGGACCATCCTCGACGAAATCGACGATTTCGGCCTGGCCACCCTACGTGTCAGCGACTACGACCTGGAATGGCGATTGTTCGTCACCACG
- a CDS encoding aldehyde dehydrogenase family protein, which translates to MTVQAAALTRTRTRWSSPSTDDQFVVENPATGRTVTVVQGAGPNEVDQAVRKAHAAHLRWKLRPARERGAYLRQVAEVIRAHADELAMLESREMGKPIVQARQFDLEAAISIFEFFSSIVENLPNKARDHDTVLDVTTLEPYGVIAAIVPFNWPPIHTAGKIAPALAVGNAVVLKPPEQTPSVVLRMVELIQSVLPDRVVHAVPGKGEVGAALAGHRLVGKVSFTGSPRTGSAVMRNAACNLTPTLMELGGKNPLIVFDDANMHEALMAAIDGGFFNQGEACTASSRILVQDKIYKEFSAKLCKAVTKLRVGDGADPTTDVGPLVTRAQQKQVLDYLKLGVAEGARIAAQAPLPDDPRLADGFYVSPTVLTDVTPRMRVAREEIFGPVVTLIPFTEEGEAVRIANSTPFGLVAAVFTQDGDRALRVSRQIRAGAVFVNNYVRIAIGTGFGGVGHSGFGREHAEETLAEYGYTKTIRWAAKRDELPYWTAASRVLET; encoded by the coding sequence ATGACTGTGCAAGCTGCCGCCCTGACCAGAACCAGAACGCGCTGGTCGTCTCCCTCCACCGACGACCAATTCGTCGTCGAGAATCCCGCGACGGGCCGAACCGTCACGGTGGTGCAGGGAGCGGGGCCCAACGAGGTCGACCAGGCGGTGCGCAAAGCCCACGCGGCACACCTGCGCTGGAAGTTGCGGCCGGCTCGGGAGCGCGGGGCCTATCTGCGCCAGGTCGCCGAGGTCATCCGCGCGCATGCGGACGAACTCGCGATGCTCGAGTCCCGGGAAATGGGCAAGCCGATCGTCCAGGCGCGCCAGTTCGATCTCGAAGCGGCGATCTCCATCTTCGAATTCTTCAGCAGCATCGTGGAGAATCTGCCGAACAAGGCGCGGGACCACGACACCGTCCTGGACGTCACGACGCTCGAGCCGTACGGCGTGATCGCGGCCATCGTGCCGTTCAACTGGCCGCCGATCCACACCGCCGGAAAGATCGCTCCGGCACTCGCCGTCGGTAACGCCGTCGTGCTGAAGCCACCGGAGCAGACGCCCTCGGTCGTGCTGCGCATGGTCGAGCTGATCCAGTCGGTGCTGCCGGACCGCGTGGTGCACGCCGTGCCGGGCAAGGGCGAGGTGGGTGCCGCGCTCGCCGGACATCGCCTGGTGGGCAAGGTGTCCTTCACCGGGTCGCCGCGGACGGGTTCGGCCGTGATGCGCAATGCCGCCTGCAACCTGACCCCGACGCTGATGGAGCTGGGCGGCAAGAACCCGTTGATCGTGTTCGACGACGCCAACATGCACGAGGCGCTGATGGCCGCCATCGACGGTGGCTTCTTCAACCAAGGCGAGGCGTGTACCGCGTCGTCGCGAATCTTGGTGCAGGACAAGATTTATAAGGAGTTCTCCGCGAAGTTGTGCAAGGCGGTGACCAAGCTGCGGGTGGGTGACGGAGCCGATCCCACGACGGACGTCGGGCCGTTGGTCACCCGTGCGCAGCAGAAGCAGGTGCTGGACTACCTCAAACTCGGGGTGGCCGAAGGTGCGCGGATCGCCGCCCAGGCGCCGCTGCCCGACGATCCTCGCCTGGCGGACGGGTTCTACGTGTCGCCCACCGTGCTGACCGACGTGACTCCGCGGATGCGGGTCGCCCGGGAGGAGATCTTCGGACCGGTCGTCACCCTGATCCCGTTCACCGAAGAGGGTGAGGCGGTGCGGATCGCCAATAGCACCCCGTTCGGACTGGTGGCGGCGGTGTTCACTCAGGACGGCGACCGCGCGTTGCGGGTGAGCCGGCAGATCCGCGCCGGAGCCGTCTTCGTCAACAACTATGTCCGGATCGCGATCGGCACGGGATTCGGCGGGGTCGGCCACAGCGGATTCGGACGCGAGCACGCCGAGGAGACGCTGGCCGAATACGGCTACACCAAGACGATTCGGTGGGCCGCCAAGCGCGATGAGCTGCCCTACTGGACCGCGGCCAGCCGCGTGCTGGAGACTTAA